Within Sporosarcina sp. PTS2304, the genomic segment CTGCTTTTTGCGTTCCTTCATCTAAAAATGTCGGTTGCATTTCAAGCACTTCGTTGATTCGATTGGCAGAAACAGAGGCGCGAGGAATCATAATAAACATTACAGATGCCATCACGAGTGAGGACATAATAAGCATTACATACTGAATGTACGCCATGAGATCACCGATTTGCATCGCGCCATTGTCAATTCGAATACCACCGAACCAAATAATACCTACTACTGTCAGGTTCATAATTAACATCATGACCGGCATGAGGAACGCCATAATTCTGTTTACTTTAATCGAGACATCTTTTAAATCTTCATTGGCCTGGCGTAAACGTACTTGTTCTTCTTTCTCACGGTTAAACGCACGGACGACACGAATACCTGTTAAATTCTCACGTAATACTAAGTTCAAACGGTCAATGCGTTTTTGTACAGCTTGGAAGAGGGACATTCCTTTTTTAAACACAAACAGGATCAAGCCCACTAGCACCGGCATTGCCGCAACGATTACAAGTGATAATTTAACGTCTTTCGACAGCGCCATAATCAAACCACCGATGAACATAATAGGCGCGCTTACGACCATCCGTAAAATCATAATGACCACTTGCTGAATTTGAGTGATGTCATTCGTCGTTCTCGTAATAAGTGATGCCGTCCCTAGCTTATCGAAATCCTGTAATGAAAAACTTTCGACGTGAGTAAATACTTTTCTACGGATATCTCTCCCTAGTCCCATCGCTGCTTTAGATGAATAGTAACTCACCGCAACCGAAGCCAATGCACTAAGCAAGGAAACTCCGAGCATCAAACCGCCAATTTTCCATATGTAAGGAATATTACCGACCACGACACCGTTATCAATTATATCCGCCATTAATGTCGGCAAATACAGCTCTGACATAGATTGGAGGAATACGAGACCGAATATGATAGCAACGAGCCATTTATATACTGATAAGTTTTTTAGAATTTTTAACATATCAAGGATTCCTCAATTCTTTCTAAATTTTTTCATATGTGACGCCTTGTCATAAAAACTGTACTTTAATAGTAAGTGACAGATTTTTGCATGTCAAAGATTAAGTGACACTGTGTCACATTTTCTTTGACAGAACCTATTTCACGTTTTATCATTGCACTATACATGTCGAAATGTACTATAGGGAGTGGAGGATTCGCCATGCCGAAGCAAACATTTTATAATTTACCACTAAATAAACAACAAATTCTGCTCGACGCGGCAATGAAAGAATTTTCACGCGTTCCTTTACATGAAGCGGTGATCTCTAATATTATCAAATATGCTGAAATTTCACGCGGCAGTTTTTATCAATACTTTGAAAATCTAGAGGATGTATTTTTTTATATTTTGGATGAACATGTAAAGTTACATCACAAACGTTTTACTCTGCAACTGCAACAAAATAACGGAGATTTGTTGGAGACTTTCCTCAATATATTTCAATCGATGTTAGAAGACTTTCAGTCAGAGGAAAATCGCATATTTTTCCGTAATGCTTTTTTGAATATGTCTCATAAAATGGAACGAGCGTTTACAGACCATGTCCACATAGAAAACTTCATGTCCGAGCGCGCTGAGCTTTTTGCGTTAATTAATACGGAAAAAATGACGGGTACGAGTAAATGTGAACTCGCTCATGTGATGAAAATTATTCAAGCAGTTACTTTTCAAAACTTGATTCAAAGCTTCTCTTTACAATTATCCCCTGAAGAAGCATTAAAAAACTATCAAACGGAAATTATGATATTAAAAAGAGGAATCTACCGTGAAACGTGAAATAGCCTGTCTAAAAAGTTTTGATAAATAAGCAAAAAAATGCATGAAGGCTACAACACCTTCATGCATAATTGAACATTGTCAAATATCTACTGTCACTTCACAATAGTTACTGGACATTGCACATGCTTCATCACTTTATGACTTACACTGCCTAAAATCATTTCCTGAAACGCATTCAACCCACGACTGCCGATCACTAGCTTGTCGATTCCTTGTTCGTTCACGTATTTGATAATTTCTTGACTTGGATTTCCTTTCAACATGACAATTTCTGCGTCAACAGCTGCTTCTTTTGCCAATGCCATGATCGGATGCAGCTTCTGCTCTCGCTTTAGAGATAAACTTTCAAGACTTTGTGCCAATAACCGCTCATCTTTCGCTTTATCATAATCTTGAACATAGATGATTTCCAATTGTACTTTAGGTAAATATTCAGCCAGCATTATCGCATGTTTTGCTGCACGCCACGCATTTTCTGAACCATCAATCGCTACCGCAATCTTCATCTTGTTCACTCCTCACAATAACTTCTCATATAATTGTTCACTTGAAGTATTTAAGCCGCTAACCATAACATTGATTCCTTTGTCTTCAAGCTTTTGTTTCACTTTGAAGATTGCCCCAACAGCTGACTCATCCCATAATTGACTGTCTTCAAAGTCAATCACGATGTTTTTTTCAGTTACTTCTTCAAAAGACTGGATAAACTTTGTAGTAGAAGCAAAAAATAAAGGCCCTGTTATTTTATAAATGCCTTCTCTATTCGTAACGGTCACACGGGAAATCTTCGCAACGAAAAATAACGCACTTAAAATGACTCCAATCACTACGCCCACTGCTAAATTATGTGTATATAAAATAATTGCTACTGTAATAAGCATGACGATCGACTCGGATCGAGGAGCAGATCGCAAAAACTTGAATGATCCCCAATTAAATGTAGTCATAGCTACCATCACCATGACTCCTGCTAGGACAGGCATAGGTATCTTAACTACAACATCCCCTAATACGATAATAAGAAACATCAAAAATACACCGGCAGTCAACGTAGATAAACGTCCTCTGCCGCCTGATTTCATATTGATAACGGATTGTCCAATTAACGCACAACCTGCCATTCCGCCAAAAAATCCATTGATGAAGTTCGCAATTCCTTGACCACGGGCTTCACGGTTCTTATTGCTTGGGGTGTCCGTCATATCATCTAGAACTTGTGATGTCAGCAATGACTCCAGTAAACCGACTATCGCAAGAGCGACTGAATAAGGCAGTATAATTTTGAATGTCTCAAAATTCAATGGAATATCCGGTAAGAAAAATGATGGCAATGAATTCGGCATCGTTCCTAAATCACCGATCACTTGAAGCTTCACTCCACTGACTAAAGCAATCGTCGTCATCACTACAATCGCGATCAGCGGTGCAGGAATTGCAGTGAAAAATCGCGGAACGGCGTATACTAAAAGCAATGTAACTCCTGCGAATACATAAGTCATCATTCCGGTTCCTACTAAATACGGCAATTGCGTTATAAAAATCATAATACCGAGTGCATTCACAAAACCTAGCATGACTGAATTCGGAATGAAGCGCATTAAGTTCGCCACTTTACATCCACCTAAAATGAATTGAATAATGCCTGTTAAAATAGTAGCCGCAAGCACATATTGCAAGCCATGCTCTGCCATCAGACTGACAAGCACCAAAGCCATCGCACCAGTTGCAGCTGAAATAAGTCCCGGACGCCCCCCTACAAAAGAGGTAATTACCGCAATGGAAAATGAGGCATATAGCGCTACACGTGGATCTACGCCGACAATGAACGCAAACGCAAGTGCTTCTGGAATGAGCGCCAAACCAACGACAATCCCTGCCAATATATCTGCCCGCACATTGCCGAACCACTGTTGTTGCAAAGTTTGCATAACGTTCCCCTTTCATGATGTTCAATCATTAAACCTAATGTTAGAATGTTATTAGCTTATCATTTTATTTCCCAAAAGTGAATAGTTTTGGGACGAAGGAGGCATAGGAAATGAAATATGGATATATCCGCCCCATTGTGAAGGATTTGCAAGGCAAAAATCAATTGCTAGAAAGTAATGTAGCGTACGTATACAAAGAAATGCACGGGTTAGCTAAGAAAAGAACGGAATTAGAAACATTACTGATGACTGCGCAACCTGGTGATGAGTTGTTCTTTCAAAATATAGAAGTGTTAGCTGACTCTCTGCAACAATTTCTAGGCATTTTACGCTTAGCTAAACGTGATCAAATTATATTTCATTTTCTTGATGAAAAGTTATCAACTGAAACACTGCAAACATTGGTACTTATAGAACAAATAGAATTTTTCGCAGAGATACAATCTACTTTTTTAAGCCATTCATCTACTTTTTCTCTCCAAGCTGCAAAACAACAAGGAAAACTAATCGGCCGTCCACGTAAATCTGATGATAATTTACAACGTGCATTTTCTATGTACGACAGCAAAAATTATACACTTTACGAAATAAAAGAGGAAACCGGTATTAGTAAATCGACTTTGTATCGTTATTTGGATGAACGTGCTGCTGAAAAGCTAGAATAAGAGTGATTGGAGGTTCCTATGCAGGGAATGGTTTTAATAGATTGTGGGACAGCTGTTGTTTATTATCTTCACGCTTAACATTATTAGTGTTACTTCAATATACTAGAAAGCGGCATTTTTATTCATGCTCTTTCTACAAGAATCGACAATTTTGGCTGAAGACACTGACCATAAACACTTGAAACTTCAATCCACGCCCCCTATACAGGGAGCGACTTAGAGTACCTATAGAACCCGATAAGTCACCAATAATTTCAATCCACGCCCCCTATACAGGGAGCGACCAATTATCGCATCACAATTTCGGAGGTAATTTAATATTTCAATCCACGCCCCCTATACAGGGAGCGACCAGGATCATCTGGACGTTCTTCGTCACCGTCTCGATTTCAATCCACGCCCCCTATACAGGGAGCGACGGCTACGCTCGTATTAGAGGGTGGTTTATTGCCTATTTCAATCCACGCCCCCTATACAGGGAGCGACTGACAATCCAACTCAACGAATTACGAGACGAAGTATTTCAATCCACGCCCCCTATACAGGGAGCGACGAGTTAGAGATTTCGGAAATCCGTAGCAAATGGTTTATTTCAATCCACGCCCCCTATACAGGGAGCGACATTAAACGGACAGATCGCAAAACACGAACAGGCGATTTCAATCCACGCCCCCTATACAGGGAGCGACGCAAAGTACGAATGTTTGACGTGTCAGCACAAAATTTCAATCCACGCCCCCTATACAGGGAGCGACATCATCGGCGCCAAAAAAACAATTAGAAATGAGATTTCAATCCACGCCCCCTATACAGGGAGCGACATAAAGTCCTTCGTGAGTTAGAAAAATCAGATGATATTTCAATCCACGCCCCCTATACAGGGAGCGACGAAAAAATGACAAAACAACAAATCGCGGCACAGATTTCAATCCACGCCCCCTATACAGGGAGCGACAAAGGCATCTGACGGTGGATTATCAGCGGCAGATATTTCAATCCACGCCCCCTATACAGGGAGCGACATGAAGGAGGCAATTTAATATGAGCGGACTAATGATTTCAATCCACGCCCCCTATACAGGGAGCGACTGGGGCGCTGGGGAGATACTTATGACGCTTTGAACATTTCAATCCACGCCCCCTATACAGGGAGCGACGCTTATCCAACAAGTCGAGCGGGTGCAGGAGTTAGAATTTCAATCCACGCCCCCTATACAGGGAGCGACTCAAACGAATCGCTATGGGAAAGAATGTTTCGTGCATTTCAATCCACGCCCCCTATACAGGGAGCGACTCGTTACCGATCAGGAACTCGCTCGGCATATCAACATTTCAATCCACGCCCCCTATACAGGGAGCGACGTCAAAGAAGCTAATTGATAAATAATGTTACGGAATTTCAATCCACGCCCCCTATACAGGGAGCGACACGTTAGGAATTAAAAAAGAAACAAACAAACAAAATTTCAATCCACGCCCCC encodes:
- a CDS encoding ABC transporter ATP-binding protein, producing MLKILKNLSVYKWLVAIIFGLVFLQSMSELYLPTLMADIIDNGVVVGNIPYIWKIGGLMLGVSLLSALASVAVSYYSSKAAMGLGRDIRRKVFTHVESFSLQDFDKLGTASLITRTTNDITQIQQVVIMILRMVVSAPIMFIGGLIMALSKDVKLSLVIVAAMPVLVGLILFVFKKGMSLFQAVQKRIDRLNLVLRENLTGIRVVRAFNREKEEQVRLRQANEDLKDVSIKVNRIMAFLMPVMMLIMNLTVVGIIWFGGIRIDNGAMQIGDLMAYIQYVMLIMSSLVMASVMFIMIPRASVSANRINEVLEMQPTFLDEGTQKADKEPGTVEFEEVSFSYPGAEEQALSTISFKATAGQVTAIIGGTGSGKTTLINLIPRFYEATSGTIRINGVDIKQSSQEEIRSKMGFVPQKALLFSGTIAENIRYGKEDASQNEIEHAAKVAQASSFIEKMDERYDSVISQGGSNLSGGQKQRLSIARALVRKPDIYVFDDSFSALDYKTDAQLRKALSEETQHATVIIVAQRVSSVMDADQIIVLDHGSIAGIGTHEELLETNDVYQEIVESQLSEEDIA
- a CDS encoding TetR/AcrR family transcriptional regulator, yielding MPKQTFYNLPLNKQQILLDAAMKEFSRVPLHEAVISNIIKYAEISRGSFYQYFENLEDVFFYILDEHVKLHHKRFTLQLQQNNGDLLETFLNIFQSMLEDFQSEENRIFFRNAFLNMSHKMERAFTDHVHIENFMSERAELFALINTEKMTGTSKCELAHVMKIIQAVTFQNLIQSFSLQLSPEEALKNYQTEIMILKRGIYRET
- a CDS encoding universal stress protein: MKIAVAIDGSENAWRAAKHAIMLAEYLPKVQLEIIYVQDYDKAKDERLLAQSLESLSLKREQKLHPIMALAKEAAVDAEIVMLKGNPSQEIIKYVNEQGIDKLVIGSRGLNAFQEMILGSVSHKVMKHVQCPVTIVK
- a CDS encoding SulP family inorganic anion transporter, encoding MQTLQQQWFGNVRADILAGIVVGLALIPEALAFAFIVGVDPRVALYASFSIAVITSFVGGRPGLISAATGAMALVLVSLMAEHGLQYVLAATILTGIIQFILGGCKVANLMRFIPNSVMLGFVNALGIMIFITQLPYLVGTGMMTYVFAGVTLLLVYAVPRFFTAIPAPLIAIVVMTTIALVSGVKLQVIGDLGTMPNSLPSFFLPDIPLNFETFKIILPYSVALAIVGLLESLLTSQVLDDMTDTPSNKNREARGQGIANFINGFFGGMAGCALIGQSVINMKSGGRGRLSTLTAGVFLMFLIIVLGDVVVKIPMPVLAGVMVMVAMTTFNWGSFKFLRSAPRSESIVMLITVAIILYTHNLAVGVVIGVILSALFFVAKISRVTVTNREGIYKITGPLFFASTTKFIQSFEEVTEKNIVIDFEDSQLWDESAVGAIFKVKQKLEDKGINVMVSGLNTSSEQLYEKLL
- a CDS encoding recombinase family protein, which produces MKYGYIRPIVKDLQGKNQLLESNVAYVYKEMHGLAKKRTELETLLMTAQPGDELFFQNIEVLADSLQQFLGILRLAKRDQIIFHFLDEKLSTETLQTLVLIEQIEFFAEIQSTFLSHSSTFSLQAAKQQGKLIGRPRKSDDNLQRAFSMYDSKNYTLYEIKEETGISKSTLYRYLDERAAEKLE